The genome window CGCGAGTCCTCTCAGGTCCGCGCGGGCGTCGCTTCCGGTCCAAAACGACCACGCGGCGTTCGGGTCGGCCGTCGTCGAAAGCTCGGACTCGGCGTCGGCGTCCGGCGTCGGCATCCCCCACCGGAACTCCGTGCAGGGCTCGAACCCGGTCGCGCGCGACTGGCCGAGACCCGCGACGTTCCACGAGAACACCATGTTGCGGGCGACGGTCGCACCGCGCTCTCTCGCCCAGCGAAACAGCGCCTTCGAGAGGTGCATCGACGCGCCCCGCCCCCGGTAGTCGGGGTTGACGCGCATCCCCTGCGCCCACGCCTCGTACTCCGAGAGCAGCACGCCCTGACAGATGCCGGCGAGTTCCTCGGAGGGGCTCTCCTCGTCGCCGTCGACGTCGAGGACGAACGTCCGCTGGTTCTCTCCGTCGCCGGCGATCCAGTCGTGGTAGACGCGCGGGATGTAGTCGGAGCCGCCGCGGTCGGCCCACGTCTCGCTCGTGAACGCCGCGACCGCGTCGTAATCTTCGGGTCGGGCCTGCCGAACGGTCAGGTCCACGGCTTCGACTCCTCTTGCAGTTCGCCGACGAGGTTCCGCCCCATCGCGTCGGCCGGGTCGCCGAGGTTCGCGAGCGCCCACATCAGTTTCACCTTCGCCGTGCCGGGGAGGGTGTCGCCCGCCTCGACGACGCCGGCGTCGAGCAGGTCGCGGCCGGTGTCGTAGACGCGGTCGCAGACGCGGCCCGCGATGCACTGGCTAGTCATCGTGACGACCGTCCCGTCGTCGACAAACTCCTCGATGCGAGGGATGAGGTCGGTGTGGACGTGTCCGAGACCGGTCCCCTCGATTACGACGCCGGATTTCCCGTCGAGGTAGGAGAGCGCCGCCGGGTCCATCCCGGGCGTGAACTTCACGAGTTCGACCTCGCCGTCGATGGCGGGCGCCACGTCGAGGTCCGCCGCGCCGCGCTCGGCGTACTCGCGGCGGAAGCTAACCTCCTCGGTGTCGTAGTCGACTTCGCCGAGCGGTTTCGCGCCGACCGTCTCGAAGGCGTCTCGGCGGGAGGTGTGGTTCTTGCGCACGCGAGTGCCGCGGTGGAGCGCGCAGACGTCGTCACTCTCGGTACCGTGCATGCAGACGAGCACCTCCGCGCAGTCGGACTTGGCCGCTTCGACGGCGCAGACCGCGTTCATCACGTTGTCCGAGGAAGGGCGGTCCGCCGAGCGCTGGCTGCCGGTGAAGACGACGGGAACCGGCGTGTCGAGCATGAACGACAGCGCCGAGGCGGAGAACTGCATCGTGTCGGTGCCGTGCATGACGACCACGCCGTCCGCACCCGCTTCGATCTCCTCGTGAACCGCCCGCGCGAGTTCCTGCCAGACGTCGGGCGTCATGTTCTCCGAGAGGATGTTGGCGACGACGCGGCCGCGGTAGTTCGCCCGCCCCGCGAGGTCCGGTACGGCGCGAAGCACGTCCTCGGCGTCGAACTGCGCGGTCACCGCCCCCGTGCGATAATCGACCGTAGAGGCGATGGTGCCGCCGGTGGAGATGAGCGAAACCGTCGGAAGGTCGTCGTCGAACTCGATTTCGGAGCTGTCACCCTCGTCGGACTGGGCGTCCTCCACGTCGTAGACGCCGGTTTCGAGCACTTCGACCTCGGCGTCGTCGCGTTCGATGCCGACGTTGTAGCCGCCGTCGAGTTTGACGACGAGGTGCTCGGCCGTCGTCGACGGCATCAACACGCCCTCGTTCGTGACGCCTCCGCGCTCGACGCGGATGCGGTCGCCTGCGTTCATACCCGCGGCTACCCTCGCGGCGGACTTGAATCCACTCGTTCGCGGGCGACTCCGGGGAGGCCGACGCGCGGAGGGGAACCGACGGAGGCGAGCGACGGGAGGACGCTCGACGGGACGTCTCGCGCTCGCGAGTCGGCACAAGAATGATACCGAATGCACGCCAACCGGTCGATATGTCCTCGCACACGAACCCCTCCTCCAGAGACGGCGACGACGGTTCCGCTCGGCTCGGCCGGCTGTTCGCGCCGAAGGCGTTCCTCCTCGCGCTGGTGCTCTCGCTCCTCGGCGTGTTTCTCGGCGGCCTCGTCCCGCTCGTCGGCGCGATTCCCGGCGTCTCGCTGCTGCTTCGCGCGCTCGGCCTGTTCGCCGCCGCGTTCGTCGTCGGCCTCGTCGCCGACCGCCCCCGGTACGTCGAGGCCGCGCTCGCCGGCGCGCTCGTCGGCGTGTTCAGCGTCGTCCTCTCGACGCTCGGGGCGTTTCTCCCCGTCGCTGTGAACGTCATCTCGCAGTACGGCGTCGAACTCGGCGGCGTCGGAGCCGCTGTGGGTGCGTTCGTCGCGCTCGTCGGGCACTACTTCGGCCGCGACCTCCGCGACGGCGTCACGCGAGAGCTCTGACGGGGCCGGTCGACTCCGACACGCTCACCGGACGGTCCACTGGTCGTTCTTCCGAGCGAGCAGTCCGCGCTCGTACAGCGCGTCCAGCACCTGCTCGACGACTTCCGGCGGGGCGCTGACCTCCTTGGCGACGGCGAGCGTGCTCGTCGCGCCGCCGGCGACCGCCGCGAGCACTTTCGCGTAGAACCGGCTGTCGGCGTCGGTACCGATGCGCTCGTTCAGGCGGTCGAGCACGTCGGTCATGCGGCCGTGGACCCACCGCTGGGCGAGCGAGAGCTCGTTCTCGATCGTTTCGAGGCGGCCGAACTCCCGCGCCAGCGATTCGAGGTCGTCGCCGTTCTGCCGCGGCTCGGCGTCGATGCTCAGGTGCGAACAGCGTCCGGTCAGTTCGAGCGTCGGACTCGCCGGATACGCGCTCTTCGTGCCGAACCCGTACGGCGAGACGTTCACCTCCAGACGGACGTTCTGGGCGATGTGGAAGTACTTCCGGCGCTGGTCGTCGGTTCGGCTCTCGACGAGGCCCGCCTCCTCCAGTTTCCGGAGGTGGTCGATGACGGCCTTCGGACTGACGTTGAGGTACTCGGAGATCTCGGTGACGTAGCACGGCTTGTGCGAGAGCAAGCGGAGGATACGTCGCCTGTTCTCGTTGCCGAGGAGATCCAAAAGTACCGCAGAGTCCATGCCCACCGGTAGGCCGGCAGAACTGAAAAGGCTGACTACCCCCGAATCCGCTCGCTCGCCCTCGAATCTCGCTCGCAGTCGCGCCGCGCGTGCTCGTTTTCGTCGGCGTCCTCCTCGCCGGGCGAAGCGTTACGAGTGGCGTCCGCGAACGTCCTCCTTTCCGGGCGCTTCACCGTTCGGCTGGGTCACGTCCGTGGTGAACTTGCGTTCGACCGGAACTCCGTCGTCTTCACCGTTCGTCTGGCCGGGGTTCGGGCTCTCCGGGCGGTCCTCGCCGTCGCCGACGCCGTCGACCTCGTCGGCGCCCTCGCCGACGGGCTGGACGCTACTGTGGACGAACTGTCGGGAGTCGGCTGCTCCGTCGCCCTCGCCGGTGCCGTTGGGGCGGTTCGCCGGCGGTCCGAGCGGCGTCGTCGCCGTCGGGCCGGCGACGTTGGCGTGGGTCTCTCTCGTCTCGGTGCGGAGCGTCGACAGACGACTGGTGTTCGCGTCGACCTGCTCTGCGGCTCGCTCCGTCGCGTCGATAGAGACCGCCAGCGCGCTCAGTTCACCGTCGAGTTCGCCGAGTCGGCCGTGGTACCGCGGTCCCGAGAGGGTGTCGTTCTCGACCGCCGCCGACAGCGCGTCGCGGCGCTGACGGAGTTCGGCGAGGTCGCTCTCGAGGCGGTCGATTCGCCGATTGACGGCCGCTCTGTCGCCGTTTCGCTCGAACTGTGCTTCCCACTTCTCGTTCGTGACGACGCCGCGGGTCTCCGCAGCGGTCGATTGGACGAACGTCGTCACGTTGTCGCCGAGTTGGCTCTCGTCGGTGTCGACCTGCGACGCGGCGTCGGTCGTCGACGTCGCCGAGACCGAGGCGGCGGCCGGAACCGACGAGACGACGACGAACACCGCGACGAGGAGGGCGTAGACGGCTTTCATCGAATTTCGCTACCTCGCGTACGCCCATAAACACGAACCTCCGTTCGTTTCGTTCACCTTCGGGTTCGTTCTGTTCAGTGTGTTTCGAAGCCGGCAGGTGGAATCTACGCGGACCTGCAACGGTGAAATCAGACGGTAATCACCTCTTACTTCCGGACCGTCGGCTCCCGGAACCGGTCGAGTAGAACGGCCGCGACACCGACCGAGACGACCGAAATCGCCACGCTAGCTACTGTGAGGGTCACTCCCGGCTCGTACCGAAGCGGCGGATGGTAGCCGAACGCGTAGTCGAACACGTCGTTCGCAAACGCTAACACGAGCGCGAACGCGAGCGCCCCGCGAGTCGTCGCCCCGATGCGGGCGACGAGCGACGCTTCGACGACGAATCCGAGATGCGTGAGAAGGATACCCCAGTAACTCCACAGCGACGGGAGACCGAATCCGAAGTAGAGCTCCGGGCGGAGGTTCAGCGCCACAGCCGTCCAGAGGCCGAACTTCACCAGCCAGACGACCGAGAGCGTGTGGAGGTAGACCAGCGGGCGGTTCAGCGGTGCGTCGTCGATACTTCGGCCGAGGTTCGGCAAGAGCGTCGCCAACGAGAGCGTCCCCAGCGCTAACGCGGTCGGCGAGTCGCCGTACAGCGGCCACAGAAACGTCGATATCGCCGGCATCGTCTCGACGTAGTAGCGGACGCCGACGAGAAACGCTGCGGCGTTGACGACGAGCAACCAGACGAGACTCGGAGCGTTGCCGAGGTAGTACTCGACGTAGCGGTCCGGGATGAGGCGTGCGCTCGCCATTCGTCGGAGAGACGGACGGTGTGCGGTAAAAGTTGTCGAGACGGCGAGTCCTCCGCAGTTCGGATAGACGTGATCCCCGATTTGGTCCGCCTTTCCGACTGCTCGTCGTGACTTTGTTGATCACGCGGGAGACGACGGCGAACTGTTCGATGCAAAGGCTAGTTACCGTCGAAAGCCAACCAGGGAGTATGCAGGCCGCACTCGTTGTTCTCGACGGCTGGGGGCTCGGAGACCACGACCGGAGAGACGCCGTGAAAGCCGCGAAAACACCGAAC of Haloprofundus halophilus contains these proteins:
- a CDS encoding GNAT family N-acetyltransferase; amino-acid sequence: MTVRQARPEDYDAVAAFTSETWADRGGSDYIPRVYHDWIAGDGENQRTFVLDVDGDEESPSEELAGICQGVLLSEYEAWAQGMRVNPDYRGRGASMHLSKALFRWARERGATVARNMVFSWNVAGLGQSRATGFEPCTEFRWGMPTPDADAESELSTTADPNAAWSFWTGSDARADLRGLALDAEESWAVSELTRRRLRTAADEDRLFVVSEGGTRGFTFRNRTYDRPNDEGDPETWAEYAVGAWSDHEAARALYRVVARDAASVDAERVRVLVPEGVRWVSDTAYARVDVSDEPDFVMAADLTDPAVVDS
- the gatD gene encoding Glu-tRNA(Gln) amidotransferase subunit GatD; the protein is MNAGDRIRVERGGVTNEGVLMPSTTAEHLVVKLDGGYNVGIERDDAEVEVLETGVYDVEDAQSDEGDSSEIEFDDDLPTVSLISTGGTIASTVDYRTGAVTAQFDAEDVLRAVPDLAGRANYRGRVVANILSENMTPDVWQELARAVHEEIEAGADGVVVMHGTDTMQFSASALSFMLDTPVPVVFTGSQRSADRPSSDNVMNAVCAVEAAKSDCAEVLVCMHGTESDDVCALHRGTRVRKNHTSRRDAFETVGAKPLGEVDYDTEEVSFRREYAERGAADLDVAPAIDGEVELVKFTPGMDPAALSYLDGKSGVVIEGTGLGHVHTDLIPRIEEFVDDGTVVTMTSQCIAGRVCDRVYDTGRDLLDAGVVEAGDTLPGTAKVKLMWALANLGDPADAMGRNLVGELQEESKPWT
- a CDS encoding ArsR/SmtB family transcription factor translates to MDSAVLLDLLGNENRRRILRLLSHKPCYVTEISEYLNVSPKAVIDHLRKLEEAGLVESRTDDQRRKYFHIAQNVRLEVNVSPYGFGTKSAYPASPTLELTGRCSHLSIDAEPRQNGDDLESLAREFGRLETIENELSLAQRWVHGRMTDVLDRLNERIGTDADSRFYAKVLAAVAGGATSTLAVAKEVSAPPEVVEQVLDALYERGLLARKNDQWTVR
- a CDS encoding DUF1405 domain-containing protein, yielding MASARLIPDRYVEYYLGNAPSLVWLLVVNAAAFLVGVRYYVETMPAISTFLWPLYGDSPTALALGTLSLATLLPNLGRSIDDAPLNRPLVYLHTLSVVWLVKFGLWTAVALNLRPELYFGFGLPSLWSYWGILLTHLGFVVEASLVARIGATTRGALAFALVLAFANDVFDYAFGYHPPLRYEPGVTLTVASVAISVVSVGVAAVLLDRFREPTVRK